The genomic segment GTCTCTTATGTCCTTTAGGTTAGCCATAGGTAATTTTCTCTCTTAGATAGCCTTTGTGTTTAAGCCGCAAGCATGGAGGACTTAACCTCGCTAATAGCGTCTTTAAGCATTGATTCAGATGCTTCACTTAATACTTTTTCGGAGAGAACATTTTTAAGGAACTCAGCCTTGTTTGTTTTTAAATAATCACGCAATTCACGAGCAAACTTAACCACTTCCTCCTCGGGAACCTCATCAATCAATCCTTTAACTCCTGCATAAACAATAGCTACTTGTTCAGCTAAATTTAGAGGGTCAAATTGAGGCTGCTTGAGAAGTTCTCTTAGCCTTTTACCTCTACCTAGTTGCTTTTGAGTAGCCTCATCAAGATCTGAAGCAAATTGAGAGAATGCCGCAAGTTCATCAAATTGAGCCAGTTCAAGTTTTAACGTACCGGCAATTTTCTTAATAGCTTTTGTTTGCGCAGCTCCTCCTACACGACTAACCGATATACCAACGTTAATTGCAGGTCTTAATCCAGAGTTGAATAAATCTGAGCTCAAGAAAATCTGACCATCAGTAATTGAAATGACGTTAGTTGGGATATAAGCAGAAACATCACCAGCCTGCGTTTCAATAATAGGCAAGGATGTCATTGATCCTGCACCCATAGCATCAGAAAGTTTTGCAGCCCTCTCAAGCAAACGACTATGGCAATAGAAAACATCTCCTGGATATGCTTCACGACCTGGTGGACGACGTAAGAGTAATGACATTTGCCTATAAGCCTGAGCTTGCTTAGTTAGATCATCGTATATAACTAGTGTCGCCTTGCCTTGATACATAAAGTGCTCAGCAATTGCGGCACCTGTATAAGGGGCTAAATATTGCAAAGCTGCAGCTTCAGATGCTCCGGCATTAACAATAATTGTATAATCCAAAGCTCCTTTTTCTTTAAGAACTTCAACCACATTTGCCACTGATGCTTGTTTTTGACCAACCGCTACATAAACACAAATAACATCTTGACCTTTTTGGTTGATGATTGTATCGATTGCTATTGCAGTCTTCCCTGTTTGTCGATCTCCAATAATTAACTCCCTCTGACCTCTTCCAATAGGGATCATCGCATCAATAGATGTAATCCCAGTTTGCATAGGCTCATGTACTGACTTTCTCTTAATAATTCCAGGTGCTATTGACTCAATTAATCTTGAGTCAGTTGTAGCCATCTCTCCTTTCCCATCGATTTGCTGTCCAAGAGGATTAACAACTCTTCCGAGCATTGCCTCACCAACTGGGACTGAGGCAATCTTTCCAGTTGCTTTAACTGTGCTTCCCTCTTGTACTCCTAAAGCTTCACCCATCAAAACGACACCAACATTGTCATCTTCAAGGTTTAAAGCAATCCCCTCTGTTCCATCTTCGAATTCAACTAGTTCACCTGCCATAACCTTTTCGAGGCCATAAACTCTTGCGATACCATCACCGATTTGTAAAACGGTACCTACATTGCTTACAGATACTGACTTATCGTAATCAGCAATCTGCTGTTTAAGGATTGAACTGATCTCGTCGGGACGTATAGAAACCATGGTGATAACTTAAAGTTGGGGAAGAAGTAAAAGAGGAAGAAGGGGAGAAAGTCAGGAGAGAATTAGCTGACTTTGGCCAAAGCAAGACCAAGTCTTCTGACTTGCCCTGCGATGCTGGCATCAATGACCTTTGATCCAACATTGACCACAAAGCCACCAAGTAATTCGGAGTCGACTTTGAGATCGATTTCCAAATTATCTGTACCAGCTATAGATTGTACTTTCTTGAGTAGCTCAGATTGTTGATCTTCATTTAGCGCTGAAGCAGAAGTAATAGTTGCTAGAGCAATATTTCTTTGTTCTCGATAGATTTCTAATAATCTTTCAAGAACAGAATTCAACAATCCGATTCTTTGTCGATCTGCCAAAAGTTTTAAAAGATTTAAGAAAGATGGAGTGACTTGACTAGAGAAAAGCTTTTCTAAAGCGGCTTTCTTTTGATTAACCTCTAAAACTGGTGATGACATCGCATCACTAAATTCAGGACAAGAATTCCAAAGTTCTAAAATAGACTTAGCTTGAGTAACTACTTCATCCACCTCGTTGCGGCTCTCTGCTACTTGAAGGAACGCTTCAGCATATGGAGTAGTGACTGTATTAAGTAGTGGCATTAGTTGTCTCCAATATTTTTAATTGACTGTTTAAGAAAATTATCTTGAGTATTTGAATCTAACTTTTTCGGAAGCATTGCTAATGCTTTTTCAATAGCAAGTTCTGCAGCCTCTTTTCTTAATTGGGAAGTTACCCTTGCAGCTTCAGCACTTAAGTCAGAAGCAGCTCCTTGTTTAATTCTTGCCATTTCTTCAACAGTTCTTTTTTCACTCTCAAGACGAATTGCTTCTGCTCTAACTTTGCAATCATTTCTGATTTTGTCAGCTTTTTGCTTAGCTGATGAAAGATCATCTTTTGCTTGTGAAAGAGAATCTTGTGCTTGTGCTAAACGCTCTTCTGCTTCTTTCAAGTCAGAAAGAATTGTAGTTCTTCTCTTTTCAAGGATTTTCCCTAAAAAGCCTGGTAAGAACTTGTAGAGGCCAAAGACAACAACGGCTAAGTTGATAATGTTGGTCTCAAAAATATTTAAATTAAGGCCAAAGCCTTCGGAAGCGAAAATTAAAGGAGTCATTTTTTTGCCAAGAGTCTTTCAATAATCAAATCACCAAGATTGTCAGCCTCGTTTTTGAGTTGATTAAGAGCTTCATCTCTTTGTGAATCAATCTCACGCCTAGCTTTCTCTCTCGATGCATTTGCCTCTGAAGTCGCAAGAGCAAGTGCCTCTTTGTAAAGATTCTCAGAATCCTGCTCTGCCTCAAGAATCACCTTCTGTGCTTCAAGACGAGCCTCCTTGAGCTGATCTTTGAGTTCAGTCTCAAGGAGTTCAACCTCAGCGATTTTTTTCTTTGCTTCTGCCCTACTTGTATTTACATAATCCTCTCTTTCTTCAACTACCCGTCCAACAGGTTTGAAGAAAAGAGCATTGAGTATGAAAGTAAGCAATACAACCTGAACCGCCATAAGCGGAAGAGTTGCATCGAAATCAAACAGACCTCCCTCAGAGGCACCAAACAAAAACAAAGTTGGCATTAGCTAGGGGTGCAAGAATTTAAACGAGCCAGATAAAGGCAATTGAAATTTGCTAAAGAATTTTCAAATATTGGGGCTGAAAGTTAATCAAATTGATTGAGTTATACAATCAGCCCTTTTTTGAAATATTTAGCCAGCAAAAGGGTTAGCGAAAAGAAGCACCAATGCAACCACAAGGCCATAGATGGTAAGTGATTCCATGAAAGCGAAAGAAAGAAGCAAAGTACCTCTGATTTTTCCCTCAGCTTCTGGTTGGCGGGCTATACCCTCTACTGCTCCTTGTGCAGCACTACCCTGACCGATACCAGGGCCTATTGCGCCAAGGCCTACAGCTAAGCCAGCTGCAACAACTGATGCGGCGGTGGTAATGGAATCCATAATTCTGCTAAAGATGTGTAGCGCTTTAAACGCTTATAAAGATGTGACCGGGAGTTTATACCTGCGAGGGGTGCATCTCATAGTTCTTGAGATGATACTGAAAGAATTTCAGGCCTAAAAGCAGGAAATTTGCCATTAAAAAGTTAATTCAATAGCAAAAAGTTATGATTAATGATGCTCTTCAACTGCTTCCCCGATGTAGTAAGCAGCAAGAGTTGCAAAAATCAGAGCTTGAATAGCACTAGTAAACAAGCCTAAAAACATAACTGGAACTGGAAGAACAAGAGGTACTAGAAAAACGAGCACCGCTACAACAAGTTCATCAGCCAAAATGTTTCCAAATAAACGGAAAGAGAGAGAGAGAGGCTTTGTAAAATCTTCTACAATTTTGAATGGGAGCATAATTGGCGTTGGGTGAACGTAATACTCGAAGTAACGCAAACCTTTATTGCTCAAACCCGCATAGAAATATGAAAGAGATACCAGTAGTGCTAATGCAACAGTTGTATTTATGTCAGCTGTAGGTGCCCCAAGCTCACCACTTGGGAGTTTGATCAGCTTCCATGGAACTAATGCACCGCCCCAATTGCTCACAAAAATGAACAGAAAGAGGGTTCCGATGAAAGGCATCCAATCTCTATAAACCTTTTCACCAATTTGTGTTCTTGCAAGATCACGTATGTAATCCCAAAGAAATTCCAAAAGGTTCTGGACACCCCTTGGATCACGTTCCATTTTTTTAGTCCCAATGACTACTAAGGCAAGCAAAGCGCCTATAAGAAGCCATGAAGTCATAAAGACTTGGCCGTGAATTCTAAAATTTCCAATTTGCCAATAAAGTTGTTGACCAACTTCTAATTCAGCGAAAGGAAAAACAAATGGCAAAAAACCCATTATCTGGAAGTTTAGGTTGCGTAGAAAATAAAAGCCAAACAAACAAAACTTAAAAATTTGATTTCTAAATAAGCCCTATGGCATAGATAGAAACTGAATAATTAACGCTGGTTTATAAAGCAAAAATCCTAATAGAGCCGGAATCAAATCAAGCTGAGGAAATCTAGAAGACACCAAAACCAAAAGGACCGGAACTAACAACTGGACTTTACCGACGATTTTTGATGAAGTACCCAACCTTCCAATTCCGCGAGCAAGCAAGCGAAAATAAAAAATTCCTGATAAAGCACCAATAAATAGGCTTGCGCCAGCTTGGATTCCCCAAAAGAACCCTGCTATGCCAACAGAAAAAATAGTCAATAAAAATGCCAGACGGAACACTCGAAATTGAAGTTCAAGATATTCGTCTGATTTGACTCCGGACGATGAGTCCGATGAATCAATGTCCAGAAGAGGATCATGACTTGAGCAATTTTCAACAATCTCAGATGCCACAAAAATTCCTCTTATATGAGTTCATCAGTGATAGTGAGAAGTTGATTGCAATCAAGACACCTATGCTCTCTGCAAAGGCCCGCGAAATCTATCACGAGACTTGCATCTAAACAAAAAAAATTTATCAATAAATTGAAAAGTTGGTTAATTTTATGACTTGAGCAAGAATTTGAAGCACAATTTTAGTTTTTCAATCTAAATCAATAAATAATCTGTTTACATTTCTAATCCTGATGATATGTAATTTAATAATTAAAAATTCATCTATTATTTTATTTTGTCTCTAAAAACTAACAATTAAATTTGAAATAATAAAAATCTTCTTGAATTTTCTGAAATTCGATAAAAAATTACACCAACTACATTTAAAGACTTGGCAAGATGGCAATTAAGCGGCTCAATGGTTTATAAGCAAAAGATCCTTTGAGTAATATTTCTAATAAGAAAATTCATTCAAAAACCAGAAGGAAAAATACTTTTGAATCAAAAGATTATCTGGATAATTTATTAAGCAACAAAATACTTCCATTGCCCTGGTCTTTTTGGCCAAAGGAGGGGCGCTTGATCATGGGATTAATCGCCTTTTGGAGCATATCAGGAATCTTTATCCTCGGATCAGCTAGTTGGTGGGTAGCAACTAGAGAAATGGGTGAAGGTGCTTATTACATAAAAAGACAACTAATTTGGCTGGTCGCAAGTTGGAGCATTTTCTACCTAGCTATAAATATCAATCTAAAAAATTGGCTTAAACTATCAGGACCGTGCCTTTTTATAGGTATGGTTCTAATTGCATCAACAAGCTTTTTCGGTAGCACCGTTAATGGTTCTACTCGATGGTTGATTATCGGCCCAGTCCAAATTCAACCATCTGAGTTAATAAAACCTTTCATCATTCTCCAAAGTGCAAAGCTTTTTGGTCAATGGGAAAGAATAAATTCAGAAAAAAAAATTTTTTGGTTAACTATCTTTGCCTCTATTCTTGTATTAATCATAAAGCAGCCAAATTTAAGCACAGCTGCATTAATAGGGATATTACTTTGGATGATTGCATTAGCATCCGGTATT from the Prochlorococcus marinus str. NATL2A genome contains:
- a CDS encoding membrane protein, producing the protein MASEIVENCSSHDPLLDIDSSDSSSGVKSDEYLELQFRVFRLAFLLTIFSVGIAGFFWGIQAGASLFIGALSGIFYFRLLARGIGRLGTSSKIVGKVQLLVPVLLVLVSSRFPQLDLIPALLGFLLYKPALIIQFLSMP
- the atpE gene encoding ATP synthase F0 subunit C, with the protein product MDSITTAASVVAAGLAVGLGAIGPGIGQGSAAQGAVEGIARQPEAEGKIRGTLLLSFAFMESLTIYGLVVALVLLFANPFAG
- the atpH gene encoding ATP synthase F1 subunit delta, producing MPLLNTVTTPYAEAFLQVAESRNEVDEVVTQAKSILELWNSCPEFSDAMSSPVLEVNQKKAALEKLFSSQVTPSFLNLLKLLADRQRIGLLNSVLERLLEIYREQRNIALATITSASALNEDQQSELLKKVQSIAGTDNLEIDLKVDSELLGGFVVNVGSKVIDASIAGQVRRLGLALAKVS
- a CDS encoding FtsW/RodA/SpoVE family cell cycle protein; amino-acid sequence: MSNISNKKIHSKTRRKNTFESKDYLDNLLSNKILPLPWSFWPKEGRLIMGLIAFWSISGIFILGSASWWVATREMGEGAYYIKRQLIWLVASWSIFYLAININLKNWLKLSGPCLFIGMVLIASTSFFGSTVNGSTRWLIIGPVQIQPSELIKPFIILQSAKLFGQWERINSEKKIFWLTIFASILVLIIKQPNLSTAALIGILLWMIALASGIKFRNLFNTAISGFFIGATSIFFNTYQQNRVMSFIDPWKDPQGSGYQLIQSLYAIGSGGLLGEGYGLSMQKLQYLPYRSTDFIFAVFAEEFGFFGSVLLLSFLLVVAYLTLKISLNCRNNYSKLISIGSGTILVGQSIMHIAVSSGAMPTTGLPFPMVSYGGNSLISSLLIAALLVRSSIESSELLIKNPSNRLLAR
- the atpA gene encoding F0F1 ATP synthase subunit alpha, translating into MVSIRPDEISSILKQQIADYDKSVSVSNVGTVLQIGDGIARVYGLEKVMAGELVEFEDGTEGIALNLEDDNVGVVLMGEALGVQEGSTVKATGKIASVPVGEAMLGRVVNPLGQQIDGKGEMATTDSRLIESIAPGIIKRKSVHEPMQTGITSIDAMIPIGRGQRELIIGDRQTGKTAIAIDTIINQKGQDVICVYVAVGQKQASVANVVEVLKEKGALDYTIIVNAGASEAAALQYLAPYTGAAIAEHFMYQGKATLVIYDDLTKQAQAYRQMSLLLRRPPGREAYPGDVFYCHSRLLERAAKLSDAMGAGSMTSLPIIETQAGDVSAYIPTNVISITDGQIFLSSDLFNSGLRPAINVGISVSRVGGAAQTKAIKKIAGTLKLELAQFDELAAFSQFASDLDEATQKQLGRGKRLRELLKQPQFDPLNLAEQVAIVYAGVKGLIDEVPEEEVVKFARELRDYLKTNKAEFLKNVLSEKVLSEASESMLKDAISEVKSSMLAA
- a CDS encoding F0F1 ATP synthase subunit B', which translates into the protein MPTLFLFGASEGGLFDFDATLPLMAVQVVLLTFILNALFFKPVGRVVEEREDYVNTSRAEAKKKIAEVELLETELKDQLKEARLEAQKVILEAEQDSENLYKEALALATSEANASREKARREIDSQRDEALNQLKNEADNLGDLIIERLLAKK
- the atpB gene encoding F0F1 ATP synthase subunit A; translated protein: MGFLPFVFPFAELEVGQQLYWQIGNFRIHGQVFMTSWLLIGALLALVVIGTKKMERDPRGVQNLLEFLWDYIRDLARTQIGEKVYRDWMPFIGTLFLFIFVSNWGGALVPWKLIKLPSGELGAPTADINTTVALALLVSLSYFYAGLSNKGLRYFEYYVHPTPIMLPFKIVEDFTKPLSLSFRLFGNILADELVVAVLVFLVPLVLPVPVMFLGLFTSAIQALIFATLAAYYIGEAVEEHH
- a CDS encoding F0F1 ATP synthase subunit B — its product is MTPLIFASEGFGLNLNIFETNIINLAVVVFGLYKFLPGFLGKILEKRRTTILSDLKEAEERLAQAQDSLSQAKDDLSSAKQKADKIRNDCKVRAEAIRLESEKRTVEEMARIKQGAASDLSAEAARVTSQLRKEAAELAIEKALAMLPKKLDSNTQDNFLKQSIKNIGDN